The following DNA comes from Lepidochelys kempii isolate rLepKem1 chromosome 9, rLepKem1.hap2, whole genome shotgun sequence.
ctccctaggcaacgcattccagtgtttcaccaccctcctagtgaaaaagtttttcctaatatccaacctaaacctcccccactgcaacttgagaccattactccttgtcctgtcctcttctaccactgagaatagtctagaaccatcctctctggaatcacctctcaggtagttgaaagcagctatcaaatcccccctcattcttctcttccacagactaaacaatcccagttccctcagcctctcctcataagtcatgtgttccagacccctaatcatttttgttgcccttcgctggactctttccaatttatccacatccttcttgtagtgtggggcccaaaactggacacagtactccagatgaggcctcacaaatgtcgaatagagggggatgatcacgtccctcgatctgctggcaatgcccctacttatacatcccaaaatgccattggccttcttggcaacaagggcacactgctgactcatatccagcttctcgtccactgtcacccctaggtccttttctggagaatggctgctgagccattcgatccctagtctatagcggtgcatgggattcttccgtcctaagtgcaggaccctgcacttatccttactgaacctcatcagatttcttttggcccaatcctccaatttgtgttggtccctctgtatcctatccctgccctccagcatatctaccactcctcccagtttagtatcatccgcaataGGTGGGTCCTAGGAGCAGGGCCCTGTATTTAACTGTCGCTGGCTGGGGAGCCCCCACACCCTACCCCAGCGGGGCCGGGCCTGGCCCCCCCAGCGGCCCAGGGAGACGCACGGGTCGCGCGCAGCTGGACAGACCGCACCATGCACCAGGCCAGCACAGCCGCCAGACCCCGAGGGAGGGAGAAGTGGGGGGGAACTGCCCGCCCCCAGGTGCCCCGACCTGTAGAAATCGCGAGGAACCAGCCAATCAGATCTGGGACCGCTGCCCAGACTGGCATCCTGTCAGCACGTGACGCAACGCGAGCTCCTCGTCCGCCCGCCCCCCCAGCGCGAGCCCGTAACCGCCAGCTCAGCCCGCGGCATCCCTAACAGCGGGGGGCTGCGCGCGCGCGCCACCTCCCCCACTAGCATCGTCACCTCGTCCAGGTCCACGTAAGGCCCTGCGCCCTCAGGGAACATCTCGTCCACTGCTGGCTTCATCGGCTCGCTAGGTCCCCGGCTCGCGAAGGGCCCCGGTCAGCACCGCCTTCCCCCTGGGAACCACTTCCGATCTGAGCTCAACCCGCCAGCTTCCGGTGTCAGGCGAGTCTGCGCAGCTCCACTCTCATGGCCCTTCTGGAAGCCAGGAGGACCGATCGCTCTATGATGCCGGGGAGCCCTGAGGCGCCGCCCTGGTTGCCGCTGTAGCTCTCCCCGCCCCTTAGGACTACCTGGCTCTCCTGGGGAGAGCGGAGGGCTCCTACCCTCTGAGAGAAGCGCAGCTCAGGGCTGCTGTTGGCCCGAGTTGGGGCAGAgtcaccctgctccctgcaaggCACAAGCCATGACCAGTCTCGGCACTTGGTGACTGCTTATGCGACACAGAATTTCCCATGACCCTTTGCAGCGGGGCTAGGGCGCCCCCTGCGCATCACGTGCCTGGGAGAGTTGCTGGCAAGGGCTGCCCTTGCTAGATCCACACTTCCCTCCTGGGTCATCAGGCCAGAACCAGAGCCTAATTCCCGCCACTTCTTAGTTCTGTGATCATGTATAAGATTGGAAGCCGTGTTGTGATCGGCTCAGTCTCAGCTGATGAAGGACCGACAGTCTACGCAGTCTTGGTTAATCGTCTGCCCACCAGCATCAGGGTTAGAACAAATTCTCCCTTCACATTCAGCAGAAGAGCAacagcaacattttcaaaagcaccaaagtgatTTAGGCCTTCTTGGCACACCAAAGCTGTAGCTTGCACCCTCATTAGGGGCTGTGCTGATATACCTATGCAGGGGAAAAGATCACATCCCTAACTGACATAGTTATATGGGTACAAAATCTGCATATAGACCAGACTTGAGGAGCtggagtcccattttcaaaagtgactgagaCATTTAGGTCCCAAAGATGTTCAGTGACACATAGATTCCTTAAGTGcctaggtcacttttgaaaatgggcctTTGTCTTCTAAGAGTACATCTACACTAAGAGTACATCTACACttgctacagtgacagaaggggtttttccatcactatACTAAATTCACGTCCTCAAAAGTCGGCAGCTAGGTCGATGggctgtcacagacttcctgtgtgacgtTGAATGAAGTACTTAGTCTTTCtgttcctcatctataaaatgggaataatagcacttcacTACCTCATGGGGTTTAGTAGGGATACATACACTAATGATTGTGAGACACCAAGATGCTACAGTAATGGATGCTATATAAAGACCTAAAGTAGGTAGGGTAAACCTTATTGTTGAACTACCATAAGTAATTTGCTGTGCTAGGCAGCTTCTGTTTAGGGGAGACTTATACTGTGATATTCTGGTGACAGAGGTTCTGTTTTTCCGTTGCCCTGTAACTTTGTcaagtcatttacacctgttcaGGATGGTTGTAAAAGGtaaccaaatcagaatggtagcacttTGTGTCCATTCtgcccaggtgtaaatgactacacaaggtgcaaagcatTAGAGAACCAAGCCCTAAACTGTCTTTTGCCTCTAGAAAGGTTATTCTCAGTTTGTAGCTGCTAGAGTGGAGCACTAATGCAAAGATAAGCAGAAGACTGGTTCAACTAGTGGTGAGACTGTCTTCAAAACAgcatttatgaaaaaaaaacattaatagaAAAAGGAAGGGGGTAAAGATGAATAAGAAATATAGACAGAAAGCACTCAAAATCCCTTTGGGTTCCAGTCACCTGCAAGGCTGCCTCCCTCTCTAGCTGCCAATATGACATTTGAGATTAATGGAGGCTCTTGAACTAACAGTCCTAGACTGTCCATTCTGCTAAGGCCATTGCTATGCAGTACAAAGTGGCTTTGACTTGGCTCGAGATTCCTTGCAGGGCATTTCCCCTGTGTAGGGGGGCTCTCTGCTTGTGTACAGCAAATGAAGGAAGTGTATCTGTGTAACAAAGTGGGAATAGCCTTGGGCTAGCTCCCACTCTGCACACTTTATAAGCGCTCTTGCAAGGGCCAAATTGGGAGATAATTTATTAGGACTGGGTGATTAACCAGTTAACAGCAATCAACTCATCAGCTGGGGACTGTTAAATAGGAGACAGGAAGGGTGACAGCAGGGCTGAAACTGGATGAAAGACAAAGAAGTCCAGAGAAATGAGATCTCTATCCCCACCCTCTCATGCTGTGCCTAGAGAATACACTGACTTGAGAAAAGCCTTATGGTGATGGGATATGAAGCTACCTAAAATGTCGTCAAAAGTGTATACTGTGAATTTATGTAAGACTATGTGCCAAGTGCTTACAAAGAGAAATCTAGGGTGAGGAAACACAGCCTGTGATAATCCCTCCCACCTGTGCCAAGTGTTCCCTGCCCAACATTTggtcctctgctggtgtaaaggACTTTATGCCATCAGTAGCAACAGCATAAATTAGAGTGGGATCTCTTTTGTACTAACTTGCACTGAATGAGGGAGCCAAAATCAACTGCAGTGTTGCACTCAGACATGATGGAGAATTGGGACCACAAATTCTCAATTTAAAAGTCAGGGAGCAGGTGGCAAAGCATTGTCAGTGGAGGGCCCTTGGTGTGGAATTCTGTGTCCAAACTGGGTTATCAGAACCCAAATCTACTGGTAAACAATACTAAGGCTAATCTCTTCTCTTGGCTTTTGCAGAAAGTGAGTGATTATGGAATTGGAGGATTCTTATGGTGATTTGGGTCAACAAGTTTTTGACATGTTTTGGTCAAAGTCCAGAGACTACCCAATGGGAacttttatacattttaaaatacaaacagcCAAAACCAGGATTGAAAtcaatgaattatttatttttgcacaaAAGAATACACTGTATTGAAAGGAAAAGCCGGACTAATTGTCTGCCATTTTACAAACATGGAAATGCTATACAATATAAGGATCCTCAAATGTTTGAAAACATTGAAACAACATAACAGACTGAATGGGCAATTCTGGCAAGTTTACTGGAAGCAGTAAATTTCTTTAAAGGTCTCAGCACTAACTTTAGCAAAATGAGCAAAATCATTAGTGCTCATGATAGGGAACATCATAACCAAGGTTATTTCCAAAAGGGTATTGAGCAAACAGGGTTCTGGCCATTTCGTTGATTCTGTTGTATGCTCCCAGAGTCCGGAAATACTCCACGTACGACCAAAAATCACTGGACCAGAAAGGCCAGTATGGCAGGGCTGCAGGTTCCTGATACGGGTCTACAATAAAAATTGCAGAATTAGATTAACATAACATGAAATGTGTTGGTTAGAGCATGACCGGGAGCctagactcctgggttctagtgcTAGGCCTCACTATGGAGCAGGTCGCTcaccctcactcaggccctgattctctCTAGGGCTATGGCCCTTTATGCCCCCAAGTGGTTCTCTGGCTGGCAGACAGCCAATGTAAAAGCTCTACACTACCAACTCCTTTGCCCCCGGTGCAGGGGGGATGAtaggcagagcagggagggggcaaaaGAAGGCATGGTCAAAGTACGCTATGATCTGGTATAATGGCCCACAGAGAGCTGTTAG
Coding sequences within:
- the OTOS gene encoding otospiralin, whose translation is MRFIFIGLISLCMLMNPLTDARPVQDEDDPYQEPAALPYWPFWSSDFWSYVEYFRTLGAYNRINEMARTLFAQYPFGNNLGYDVPYHEH